Proteins from a single region of Chryseobacterium sp. W4I1:
- the rpoN gene encoding RNA polymerase factor sigma-54, whose protein sequence is MLKQHLQLKLGQKLAPQQIQLMKLIQLHTLEFEEELERELEENPALEIVKEDSKEDDFSSLEDAYQDEGTDSIETDFDVNEYIYDDEPTYKTASSNYSPDDEEFDNESLLTEGQSLYDYLLEQIHLININPEDLKIAEYIIGNLDTDGYLRREIKSIVDDLAFSHGIYTTKEKVDDILENYIQKLDPPGVGARGLQECLLLQIEKKVSSDKAVSLAASILRNQFDALTNKHYNKIIQKYDIEEDDLKDALDEISKLSPKVGGNFDTQTITINQEIIPDFVIQVKDGIVIPMLNSKNAPTLRVSEEYKDILTTYSHDKKSSDHKQAALFIKQKLDAAKWYIDAINQRQNTLLQTITAIVKFQKDYFITGDEKSLKPMILKDIADITGFDISTISRVVKSKYADTPNGIVYLKDLFSDSLTNDDGEEVSTKEIKTHLQEVIGKENKRKPLTDDALVVILKEQGYNIARRTIAKYREQLNIPVARLRKEL, encoded by the coding sequence ATGCTTAAACAACACTTACAACTTAAGTTAGGACAGAAGCTGGCCCCCCAGCAGATCCAGTTGATGAAGCTTATCCAGCTTCATACATTGGAATTTGAAGAGGAGCTGGAAAGAGAGCTTGAGGAAAATCCTGCTTTAGAAATTGTAAAGGAAGATTCTAAAGAAGATGACTTTTCTTCTCTCGAAGATGCTTATCAGGATGAGGGAACAGATAGTATTGAAACGGATTTCGACGTCAATGAGTATATCTATGACGACGAGCCTACTTATAAAACTGCATCCAGCAACTATTCTCCGGATGATGAAGAATTTGATAATGAAAGTCTTCTGACGGAAGGGCAGTCTTTATATGACTATCTACTTGAGCAGATTCACCTGATCAATATCAACCCTGAAGATCTGAAAATCGCAGAATATATTATTGGAAACTTAGATACGGACGGATACCTTAGAAGAGAGATAAAATCTATTGTAGATGATCTTGCCTTCTCGCATGGAATCTATACCACTAAAGAAAAAGTGGATGATATCTTAGAAAACTATATCCAGAAGCTTGATCCGCCCGGAGTGGGTGCAAGAGGTCTGCAGGAATGTCTGCTGCTTCAGATCGAGAAAAAAGTAAGCTCTGATAAAGCGGTTTCACTGGCTGCAAGTATTTTAAGAAATCAGTTTGATGCTCTTACCAATAAGCACTACAACAAGATTATTCAGAAATATGATATTGAAGAAGATGATCTTAAGGACGCTTTAGATGAGATCTCAAAACTTTCACCAAAAGTAGGAGGAAACTTTGATACGCAGACTATCACAATCAATCAGGAAATTATCCCGGATTTTGTGATCCAGGTAAAAGACGGGATTGTAATTCCAATGCTAAACAGCAAGAATGCGCCGACTTTAAGAGTTTCTGAGGAGTATAAGGATATTTTGACTACATATTCCCACGATAAGAAATCTTCTGATCATAAGCAGGCTGCATTATTCATTAAGCAGAAATTAGATGCTGCAAAATGGTATATAGATGCGATTAATCAGCGTCAGAATACCCTTCTGCAAACCATTACGGCTATCGTTAAATTCCAGAAGGATTACTTTATCACAGGGGACGAAAAATCTCTGAAACCAATGATTCTTAAAGATATAGCAGATATTACAGGATTTGATATTTCCACCATTTCAAGGGTTGTAAAAAGTAAATATGCTGATACCCCGAACGGTATTGTTTATCTGAAGGATCTTTTCTCAGACAGTTTAACGAATGATGATGGTGAGGAAGTCTCTACCAAAGAGATCAAAACACATCTTCAGGAAGTGATCGGAAAGGAGAACAAAAGAAAGCCACTTACAGACGATGCTCTGGTAGTAATCCTGAAAGAGCAAGGCTATAATATTGCCAGAAGAACGATTGCCAAATACCGTGAACAGCTCAATATCCCGGTAGCAAGATTAAGAAAAGAACTTTAA
- a CDS encoding DUF1573 domain-containing protein: MKKLIAGIALFGTFALASAQTITFDKTTFDYGTIKPNADGTRFFTVTNTGDKPLILSNVKPSCGCTTPEFSQDPIMPGKSAKIKVGYNTALNGPFNKMIEVFSNDPANSRSVIYIKGNVDASAPEPKPLTAEEQKAAAKAEKKAAKLAKKAAAK; encoded by the coding sequence ATGAAAAAATTAATTGCAGGAATTGCATTATTTGGAACATTTGCATTAGCATCTGCACAGACTATTACATTTGATAAAACCACTTTTGACTATGGTACTATCAAACCTAATGCTGACGGTACAAGATTTTTTACTGTAACGAACACAGGTGATAAGCCTTTGATCCTTTCTAATGTAAAACCTTCTTGTGGATGTACGACTCCTGAGTTTAGCCAGGATCCAATTATGCCTGGAAAATCTGCTAAGATTAAAGTGGGATACAATACTGCTCTTAATGGTCCTTTCAACAAAATGATCGAGGTATTCTCTAACGACCCTGCCAACAGCAGAAGTGTAATCTACATCAAAGGTAATGTAGACGCCAGCGCTCCTGAACCGAAGCCATTGACAGCTGAAGAGCAGAAAGCAGCCGCTAAAGCTGAAAAGAAAGCAGCTAAGCTTGCTAAAAAAGCAGCAGCAAAGTAA
- a CDS encoding AMP-binding protein, whose protein sequence is MPLSYVYGASSIPLLGQTIGGNLKKTVEKYPNQEALVCVHQNYRATYQEFYNQTTAVAKALIFSGAKAGDRIGIWSSNRYEWVLLQYATARIGTILVNINPAYRTHELTYVLNQSEIRFIFSSLNFKSSNYKEMVEYAKEVCPTLEHEIFFDDNWEDFLNNGQYISDDTLHSFEEHVQFDDPVNIQYTSGTTGFPKGVTLSHHNILNNGYFIGIRLKYSEQDRVCIPVPFYHCFGMVIGNICCTAHGACMVIPNDSFDPEITLKTVSDEKCTSLYGVPTMFIAELAVKDFETFDFSHLRTGVMAGSVCPPEIMKKVENLMNIKEMSICYGMTETSPVSTQTLIGTSLEKQVSTVGTVQDHLEIKIIDENGKAVERGETGELCTRGYSVMLKYWNDPENTKKVLDDARWMHTGDMAVMDEEGYITISGRMKDLIIRGGENISPKEIEDFLYTYPNILDVQIIGIPSEKFGEEVMAWVKVRKGSVITETELLDYCKGKIAHYKVPKYWKFVDEFPMTISGKIRKVEMREISVKELELEHLKQRS, encoded by the coding sequence ATGCCATTATCTTACGTCTATGGAGCATCTTCTATTCCATTGCTTGGACAAACTATCGGCGGAAATCTTAAAAAGACTGTTGAAAAATACCCCAATCAGGAAGCCTTAGTCTGTGTTCATCAGAATTACAGAGCAACGTATCAGGAATTTTATAATCAGACAACCGCTGTTGCAAAAGCATTAATTTTTTCAGGTGCCAAAGCTGGAGACAGAATCGGGATCTGGTCTTCCAACCGCTATGAATGGGTACTGCTGCAATATGCCACTGCCCGGATAGGAACTATTCTTGTTAATATCAATCCTGCTTACAGAACCCATGAGCTTACTTATGTCCTTAACCAGTCTGAGATCCGCTTTATTTTTTCCTCATTGAATTTTAAAAGCAGCAATTATAAGGAAATGGTAGAATATGCAAAAGAAGTATGTCCTACCCTGGAGCATGAAATTTTCTTTGATGACAATTGGGAAGATTTTTTAAATAACGGACAGTATATTTCGGATGATACCCTGCACAGCTTTGAAGAACACGTACAGTTTGATGATCCCGTAAACATCCAGTATACTTCCGGAACCACCGGGTTTCCAAAAGGCGTTACCCTTTCTCATCATAATATTTTAAACAATGGATACTTCATCGGTATACGCTTAAAATACTCGGAGCAAGACCGGGTCTGTATTCCCGTACCTTTTTATCACTGTTTTGGAATGGTAATCGGGAATATCTGTTGCACAGCCCATGGAGCATGCATGGTAATTCCCAATGACAGTTTTGATCCTGAGATTACACTTAAAACGGTTTCTGATGAAAAATGTACTTCCCTATATGGAGTTCCAACCATGTTTATTGCTGAGCTGGCAGTAAAGGATTTTGAAACTTTTGATTTCTCCCATTTAAGAACGGGTGTGATGGCTGGTTCCGTCTGCCCGCCTGAGATTATGAAAAAGGTAGAAAATCTGATGAATATTAAAGAAATGAGCATTTGCTACGGAATGACGGAAACCTCTCCTGTTTCTACACAAACCCTGATCGGAACCTCCCTGGAAAAACAGGTAAGCACGGTAGGAACCGTCCAGGATCATCTTGAAATAAAGATTATTGATGAAAACGGAAAAGCAGTAGAAAGAGGTGAAACCGGTGAACTCTGTACAAGAGGCTATTCTGTAATGCTGAAATACTGGAATGATCCTGAAAATACAAAAAAAGTGCTGGACGATGCCCGATGGATGCACACCGGTGATATGGCTGTAATGGATGAGGAAGGTTATATTACCATCTCCGGACGCATGAAAGATCTTATCATTCGTGGTGGTGAAAATATCTCACCCAAAGAGATCGAAGATTTTCTGTATACTTATCCCAATATCCTGGATGTTCAGATCATCGGAATTCCAAGTGAAAAATTCGGTGAAGAAGTGATGGCATGGGTAAAAGTAAGAAAAGGCTCTGTTATAACAGAAACAGAACTTTTAGACTACTGCAAAGGGAAAATTGCCCATTATAAGGTCCCAAAATACTGGAAGTTTGTGGATGAATTCCCAATGACCATTTCCGGCAAAATAAGAAAAGTGGAAATGCGTGAAATCTCTGTAAAAGAACTGGAACTGGAGCACCTGAAGCAACGTTCCTGA
- a CDS encoding CDP-alcohol phosphatidyltransferase family protein yields the protein MKKIPYLLIATRFLLAPVILSLAYFKGVEASVLILMLMYFGLLTDIFDGIIARKVGVSSEKLRRLDSQTDLIFWLSLGFASYFLNPDLIKNEWLGILIIFVMEALCYIVSIWKFGKETCTHAFLSKMWGLSLLVAFTYLIGFQQTGWAFYLTVGLGFISHIDVILIILILPKWQYDVPSSYHAWKIRCGKQRKKTVFFN from the coding sequence ATGAAAAAGATACCCTACCTGCTTATAGCAACCAGATTTCTCCTTGCTCCGGTTATTCTGTCGTTAGCTTATTTTAAAGGAGTAGAAGCAAGTGTTTTGATTTTAATGTTGATGTATTTTGGACTTTTAACAGATATTTTCGATGGAATTATTGCCCGGAAGGTTGGTGTTTCGTCAGAAAAATTAAGAAGATTAGACAGCCAGACCGATTTGATATTCTGGCTTTCACTAGGATTCGCATCTTATTTCCTGAATCCTGACTTAATTAAAAATGAATGGCTAGGAATCCTTATAATCTTCGTTATGGAAGCACTCTGCTACATCGTCAGTATCTGGAAATTCGGTAAAGAAACCTGTACTCACGCTTTTTTATCGAAAATGTGGGGATTGAGTTTACTCGTTGCTTTTACTTATTTAATTGGATTTCAGCAGACCGGATGGGCTTTTTATCTGACAGTAGGATTGGGATTTATTTCACATATCGATGTGATCCTGATTATTTTAATTCTTCCGAAATGGCAGTATGATGTACCGAGTTCCTATCATGCCTGGAAAATCCGATGCGGAAAACAACGGAAGAAAACAGTGTTTTTTAATTAG
- a CDS encoding RNA polymerase sigma factor, with translation MTSREKEFAQLIKDNQGLIIKVSRLYTNSLEDEEDLFQEIVLQLWRSYDSFKGNSKISTWMYRVALNTAITLFRKKSKSLPTNELDINHRDFVEDDEDKQQQISLLYTVIKTLPNVERAIVMMYLDDLPYKDIAENLGITEVNARVKMNRLKKTLKEQMEKYA, from the coding sequence ATGACTTCCAGAGAAAAAGAATTCGCACAGCTTATCAAAGATAATCAGGGTCTGATTATTAAAGTTTCGCGACTCTACACCAATTCTCTTGAAGACGAAGAGGATTTGTTTCAGGAGATCGTATTGCAGCTTTGGAGGAGCTACGACTCTTTTAAAGGAAATTCTAAAATTTCTACATGGATGTACCGTGTAGCCCTTAATACAGCCATTACTCTTTTCAGAAAAAAAAGCAAGAGTCTTCCTACCAACGAGCTGGATATCAACCACAGGGATTTTGTGGAAGATGATGAGGACAAGCAGCAGCAGATCTCGCTTCTGTATACCGTGATCAAAACACTCCCAAATGTAGAAAGAGCAATTGTAATGATGTATCTTGACGACCTGCCCTATAAGGATATTGCAGAAAACCTTGGAATCACCGAGGTCAATGCCCGTGTGAAAATGAACAGATTAAAGAAAACCCTTAAAGAACAGATGGAAAAATATGCCTGA
- a CDS encoding polyphosphate kinase 2 family protein: MDTNFSDDFLVKGKFSIKKAATEYKGKLTKEEGGQLLIQEKEKLRELQEKLYADGSQSLLVILQAMDAAGKDSLIEHVFGGVNPQGCNVTSFKTPSSKEYAHDFLWRHYLALPQKGMIGIFNRSHYESVLVCKVHPEYNLSEKTWSSVKDFDDTFWKNRYESIRNFEKHLAQNGTTVVKIFLNVSKNEQKKRLLDRINEQEKNWKFSAADLPERALFPQYMEAYEAAINETSKDHAPWYVLPADNKWFARVAAIQIIIDTLERMNLKYPQLNEKDKAELTEAKKTLESE, from the coding sequence ATGGACACTAATTTCTCAGATGATTTCCTGGTAAAAGGAAAATTTTCGATAAAAAAAGCTGCGACAGAATATAAAGGAAAGCTAACCAAAGAAGAAGGCGGACAGCTTTTAATACAAGAAAAAGAAAAACTCCGGGAGCTGCAGGAAAAACTGTATGCAGACGGTAGCCAGTCTCTGCTTGTGATTCTTCAGGCAATGGATGCAGCAGGAAAGGACAGCCTGATAGAACATGTTTTCGGAGGGGTAAATCCACAGGGATGTAATGTGACCAGCTTCAAAACACCAAGTTCTAAGGAATATGCTCATGATTTTCTGTGGAGGCATTATCTGGCTCTTCCGCAGAAAGGAATGATCGGAATTTTCAACCGTTCCCATTATGAAAGTGTCCTGGTATGTAAGGTTCATCCTGAATATAATCTCAGTGAGAAAACCTGGTCTTCTGTAAAAGATTTTGATGATACATTCTGGAAAAACAGGTATGAAAGCATCCGGAATTTTGAAAAACATCTTGCGCAGAACGGAACAACTGTTGTAAAAATATTTTTGAATGTTTCTAAGAACGAGCAGAAGAAAAGGCTGCTGGACAGGATCAATGAACAGGAGAAAAACTGGAAATTCTCTGCGGCAGATCTTCCTGAAAGAGCATTATTCCCTCAATATATGGAGGCCTACGAAGCGGCTATCAATGAGACTTCAAAAGATCATGCCCCGTGGTATGTACTTCCTGCAGACAATAAATGGTTTGCAAGAGTAGCAGCTATACAGATCATCATCGACACTCTGGAAAGAATGAATCTTAAGTATCCTCAGCTGAACGAAAAGGATAAAGCAGAGCTTACTGAAGCTAAAAAAACACTTGAAAGTGAATAA
- a CDS encoding lipoprotein — translation MKKFFISAIVAVLTLSSCNNEGSPVNTVESMKTPQMENFDKAFKSLGDPQNRPTEEERKRNTSELSDRRKALLVPASKELILSTGVTEAELTRKSGDDMSQIIVWATQIYMQKSDEIRKNIKSEK, via the coding sequence ATGAAAAAATTTTTTATATCAGCTATAGTAGCTGTTTTAACATTATCATCATGCAACAATGAAGGAAGTCCTGTAAATACCGTAGAAAGTATGAAGACTCCGCAGATGGAAAACTTCGACAAAGCCTTCAAAAGCCTGGGCGATCCACAAAACAGACCTACTGAGGAGGAAAGAAAAAGAAATACTTCGGAATTAAGTGACAGAAGAAAAGCGCTTCTGGTTCCGGCTTCTAAAGAGCTGATCCTTTCCACAGGCGTTACAGAAGCTGAACTTACGAGAAAGTCAGGCGATGATATGAGCCAAATTATTGTCTGGGCTACGCAGATCTATATGCAGAAGAGTGACGAGATTAGAAAAAATATTAAATCTGAGAAATAA
- a CDS encoding helix-turn-helix transcriptional regulator has translation MKSLYNGEFFGRTNETVRFDGLTITDTEYTHPYVDWHYHENAYFTFLLQGNMTEGNKKETYDCQAGALLYHHWEDAHYNIKPDIFTRGFHLEVTENWFEKFQISKDSIEGSFNLKNPALKLLMYKIFKEAKLNDISFELSVHELLLNIFSELSGKVQNSDKKPGWVKKIDEILHEHFTEKLSLADLSKTIDIHPVHLSRDFQKHFQCNLGDYIRKLKINKSLTLINSHRSLAEVALECGFADQSHFIRSFRENMGITPLQYKNLLKK, from the coding sequence ATGAAAAGCCTCTATAATGGTGAATTTTTTGGGAGAACCAATGAAACAGTTCGTTTCGATGGGCTGACCATTACGGATACAGAATACACACATCCGTATGTAGACTGGCATTACCATGAAAATGCTTATTTTACTTTTCTGCTGCAGGGAAATATGACGGAAGGAAACAAAAAGGAAACCTATGATTGCCAAGCAGGAGCACTGCTTTATCATCATTGGGAAGATGCTCATTATAACATTAAACCTGATATTTTTACGAGAGGATTTCATCTTGAGGTCACTGAAAACTGGTTTGAAAAATTCCAGATCTCCAAAGACAGTATTGAAGGAAGTTTTAATTTGAAAAACCCTGCTCTAAAATTGTTGATGTATAAGATTTTTAAAGAAGCGAAATTGAATGATATTTCTTTTGAACTGTCTGTTCATGAGCTTTTACTTAATATTTTCAGTGAGTTATCAGGTAAGGTTCAAAATTCTGATAAAAAACCAGGTTGGGTAAAAAAAATTGATGAAATACTCCATGAACATTTCACGGAAAAGTTGAGTCTGGCAGATCTTTCTAAAACGATTGATATTCATCCGGTTCATTTAAGCCGTGATTTCCAGAAACATTTTCAGTGTAATCTGGGAGATTATATCAGAAAACTGAAGATCAATAAATCTTTAACTCTTATCAATTCCCATCGGTCTTTGGCCGAAGTAGCGCTGGAATGTGGTTTTGCAGATCAAAGTCATTTCATCAGGTCGTTCAGAGAAAATATGGGAATCACTCCTTTGCAGTATAAAAATCTTCTGAAGAAATAA
- the asnS gene encoding asparagine--tRNA ligase produces the protein MKKQTIKEILQDYKKVLHHDITVYGWVRTFRANRFIALNDGSTINNLQIVVDFENFDEEIISKISTAASLKVIGEVVESQGAGQNVEIVAKKIIILGDNFTEDRDKTILQPKKHSLEVLRDQAHLRFRTNLFGAVFRVRHAVSFAVHSFFNQNQFFYINTPVITGADAEGAGEMFGVTNFDLNNMPRTENGEIDFAQDFFGKKTNLTVSGQLEGETAAMGLGRIYTFGPTFRAENSNTTRHLAEFWMIEPEVAFNNLEDNIDLAEDFLKYVIQYVLDNCKDDLEFLDKRFEEEQKTKPEKERAKEGLIEKLQNVIAKRFKRVSYTEAIEILMNSKENKKGKFQYPVENWGTDLQSEHERYLVEKHFESPVVLFDYPKEIKAFYMKLNDDNKTVAAMDVLFPGIGEIIGGSEREARLDVLKQKMAEMHVDEHELWWYLDTRKFGSVPHAGFGLGLERLILFVTGMTNIRDVIPFPRTPKSAEF, from the coding sequence ATGAAAAAGCAGACCATTAAGGAAATCCTACAGGATTACAAGAAAGTATTACATCATGACATTACGGTTTACGGTTGGGTAAGAACATTCCGTGCAAATCGCTTTATAGCGCTTAATGATGGTTCTACGATCAATAATTTGCAAATTGTTGTTGATTTTGAAAATTTTGACGAGGAGATCATCAGTAAGATCAGTACGGCCGCCTCTCTAAAGGTGATCGGTGAAGTGGTAGAAAGCCAGGGAGCCGGACAGAATGTGGAAATTGTAGCGAAAAAGATCATCATCTTAGGAGATAACTTTACGGAAGACAGGGATAAAACGATTCTTCAGCCTAAAAAACATTCGCTTGAAGTGTTAAGAGATCAGGCCCACTTAAGATTCAGAACGAATTTATTCGGGGCTGTTTTCAGAGTGCGTCACGCAGTAAGTTTTGCGGTGCATTCATTTTTTAACCAAAACCAGTTTTTCTATATCAATACACCGGTAATTACAGGTGCAGATGCGGAAGGAGCAGGAGAAATGTTCGGAGTTACAAACTTTGACCTGAACAATATGCCAAGAACGGAAAACGGCGAAATAGATTTTGCACAGGATTTTTTCGGTAAAAAGACCAACCTAACGGTTTCCGGACAGCTTGAAGGAGAAACTGCAGCAATGGGATTGGGGCGAATTTATACCTTCGGACCTACTTTCCGTGCAGAAAACTCCAACACTACAAGACACCTTGCTGAGTTCTGGATGATAGAACCGGAAGTGGCATTCAATAATCTTGAAGATAATATTGACCTTGCGGAAGATTTCTTAAAATATGTGATCCAGTATGTTCTGGACAACTGTAAAGATGATCTTGAATTCCTTGACAAACGTTTTGAGGAAGAGCAAAAAACAAAACCGGAAAAAGAAAGAGCAAAAGAAGGGCTTATCGAAAAACTTCAGAATGTTATTGCTAAGCGCTTCAAACGTGTAAGCTATACAGAAGCCATCGAGATCCTAATGAACTCTAAAGAAAATAAAAAAGGAAAATTCCAGTATCCGGTTGAAAACTGGGGAACGGATCTTCAGTCTGAACACGAAAGATATCTGGTTGAAAAGCATTTTGAAAGCCCGGTAGTATTGTTCGATTATCCGAAAGAGATCAAAGCCTTCTATATGAAACTGAATGATGACAACAAGACCGTTGCCGCAATGGACGTTCTTTTCCCGGGAATCGGGGAGATCATCGGAGGATCGGAAAGAGAAGCGAGATTAGATGTACTAAAACAGAAAATGGCAGAAATGCATGTAGATGAGCACGAACTTTGGTGGTACTTGGATACCCGGAAATTCGGTTCTGTGCCGCATGCAGGCTTCGGATTAGGGTTGGAAAGACTGATTCTTTTCGTAACAGGAATGACGAATATCAGAGATGTGATTCCTTTCCCTAGAACACCGAAAAGTGCTGAATTCTAG
- a CDS encoding beta-carotene 15,15'-monooxygenase encodes MPDFDLDSLKKTWQEQPVQQKYDSTEILQMLNRKSRNYVKYIFWISVAEFLFFSVLGLFYFLQGEESDSFRKILEKLGAQQSPEIQTNFDYAYLAIKVLSLLITAYFVLKFYQNYRKIKIEENLKGLIIRIMKFKKTVNAFILISISLLVAFMFVFTAFIFYVLNSQNVQPDNSNLIIVIVGIIVSTVLCVLLIWFYYRLVYGIIIRKLDRNLKQLKDIDSQEN; translated from the coding sequence ATGCCTGATTTTGATTTAGACAGCTTAAAAAAAACATGGCAGGAGCAGCCTGTTCAGCAGAAATACGACAGCACAGAAATTCTTCAGATGCTGAACAGAAAATCACGCAATTACGTGAAATATATTTTCTGGATCAGTGTAGCCGAATTTTTATTCTTTTCCGTTCTCGGATTGTTTTATTTCCTTCAGGGTGAAGAATCAGACAGTTTCCGCAAAATATTAGAAAAATTGGGCGCTCAGCAGTCGCCTGAAATACAGACCAATTTTGACTATGCTTATTTAGCCATAAAAGTTTTAAGCCTTTTGATCACTGCTTATTTTGTTCTGAAGTTTTATCAGAATTACCGCAAGATTAAAATTGAGGAAAACCTTAAAGGCCTCATCATACGGATTATGAAATTCAAAAAGACCGTCAATGCCTTTATCCTGATCAGCATTTCCCTGCTCGTTGCTTTTATGTTTGTCTTTACTGCATTCATTTTTTATGTATTGAATTCCCAGAATGTACAGCCGGACAATTCCAACCTTATCATTGTCATTGTCGGAATCATTGTAAGTACTGTATTATGTGTGCTTCTGATTTGGTTCTATTACAGGCTTGTGTATGGAATTATTATCCGAAAACTAGACAGGAATTTAAAACAGCTTAAAGACATCGATTCTCAGGAAAATTAG
- a CDS encoding serine hydrolase, producing the protein MKSILLFIILLVSGISFGQDKNITEPEVITNPVHKKYANQIIFLDKTVSPDQIKESDFLKHLVFQEDKDLDIRIFMNNSLINYLHQIDPSLSAEELLKKGNYQFNFFVDEKLIYTENLNTGAGKPEDKKSKTTFRIPLLSSKNEDSWGKYMWMRFYLGNGGIDALGEGNHLLKIEIKPYLQTTSLQVGQTIAAGEIHLTVPHKNISEEQIAIQKTAPNSGWKVSDEKLNEEKIRLLNRKIAENRFRDITSIVVIKNNKLLLEEYFSQSGRDSLQDTRSVGKSFASALMGIAIKDGYFKGENQMLKEFYDLKQFKNYSSSKDSMTIKSLLTMSSGFDGNDADEESPGNEENMYPTENWVKFVLDLPATENKPGEKWSYFTAGVVLTGDILDKKVPNGLENYAEKKLFQPLGITNYKWQFTPQQKPSLAGGLRMRTLDFAKFGQLYKNNGTWNGQSIIDKNWVKKSFTNYFTDNTDFEGYGYLFWRKIYKVGNRNFEAYQSSGNGGNKIIIFTEIRVVIVITAKAYNKPYAHPQADKIVQEYLLPAIDE; encoded by the coding sequence ATGAAATCTATTCTATTATTTATCATACTCTTGGTTTCAGGAATTTCTTTTGGACAGGATAAAAATATTACTGAGCCAGAAGTCATCACAAATCCTGTTCACAAAAAATATGCTAACCAAATTATTTTCCTGGATAAAACTGTTTCTCCGGACCAAATAAAAGAATCGGATTTTCTAAAGCATCTGGTATTTCAGGAGGATAAGGATCTTGACATCCGTATTTTCATGAATAATTCCCTGATTAATTATTTACACCAGATCGATCCGTCATTGTCTGCTGAAGAATTACTTAAAAAAGGAAATTATCAATTCAATTTCTTTGTTGACGAAAAATTAATTTATACTGAAAATTTAAATACAGGAGCTGGAAAACCCGAAGATAAAAAGAGCAAAACAACTTTTAGAATTCCATTATTAAGTTCAAAAAACGAAGATTCCTGGGGAAAATATATGTGGATGAGATTTTACCTGGGCAATGGCGGAATTGATGCATTAGGTGAAGGCAATCATCTTTTAAAGATTGAAATTAAACCTTATCTGCAAACGACATCTTTACAGGTTGGACAGACGATTGCAGCAGGTGAAATTCATTTGACAGTTCCTCACAAAAATATTTCAGAAGAGCAAATTGCTATTCAAAAAACAGCACCCAACAGTGGATGGAAAGTTTCTGATGAAAAATTGAATGAGGAAAAGATCAGGCTTTTAAATAGAAAAATCGCAGAGAACAGATTCAGAGATATTACAAGCATTGTAGTGATCAAAAATAACAAGCTTCTTCTGGAAGAATATTTCAGCCAGTCAGGAAGAGATTCCCTGCAGGATACCCGTTCTGTTGGAAAATCTTTTGCTTCGGCTTTGATGGGCATTGCCATTAAAGATGGATATTTTAAGGGCGAAAATCAGATGCTGAAAGAATTTTATGACCTGAAACAATTTAAAAATTACTCGTCCAGTAAAGATAGTATGACGATTAAAAGCCTGCTGACCATGAGTTCCGGTTTTGACGGAAATGACGCGGATGAAGAATCTCCCGGAAACGAAGAGAATATGTATCCTACTGAGAATTGGGTGAAATTTGTACTGGATTTACCTGCTACAGAAAACAAACCCGGTGAAAAATGGAGCTATTTCACTGCAGGGGTAGTGTTGACAGGAGATATCTTGGATAAAAAGGTTCCTAATGGCCTGGAAAACTATGCCGAAAAAAAGCTGTTTCAACCTCTTGGAATTACGAACTACAAATGGCAGTTTACCCCGCAACAAAAGCCCTCTCTGGCCGGCGGACTTCGTATGAGAACGTTGGATTTTGCAAAATTCGGGCAGCTTTACAAAAATAACGGAACATGGAATGGTCAATCTATTATTGATAAAAATTGGGTAAAGAAATCTTTCACGAATTATTTCACGGATAATACAGATTTTGAAGGATATGGATATCTGTTCTGGAGAAAAATTTATAAAGTTGGAAACCGCAATTTTGAAGCTTATCAGTCCAGCGGAAATGGAGGAAATAAAATCATAATATTCACAGAAATTCGGGTTGTGATCGTAATTACAGCAAAAGCCTACAACAAACCTTACGCTCATCCACAGGCAGATAAGATAGTACAGGAATATCTTTTACCTGCTATTGATGAATAG